The following proteins come from a genomic window of Solwaraspora sp. WMMA2065:
- a CDS encoding oligopeptide/dipeptide ABC transporter ATP-binding protein: protein MGRSAQPIRAVDGVSFDIAAGETLGLVGESGCGKSTTGLAVLRLVEPTFGTVTLGDVELTALGLRRMRAMRRHLTMIFQDPYASLDPRMSVGAIIAEPLDVHGLHKGATARRHRVGELLELVGLDPDHANRHPHEFSGGQRQRIGIARALAGEPDLIVADEPIAALDVSIQAQIINLLEDLRDSLGLAYLFVAHDLAAVGHLSDRIAVMYLGRIVEIADRATLFTRAAHPYTRALLSAVPVPDPVAERSRQRIILQGAVPSPADPPSGCRFRTRCPAAFDRCAVDDPALTVRGDGHLAACHLVDERRG, encoded by the coding sequence ATGGGCCGGTCGGCCCAGCCGATTCGGGCCGTCGACGGGGTCAGTTTCGACATCGCCGCCGGCGAGACCCTCGGCCTGGTCGGCGAGTCCGGCTGCGGCAAGAGCACCACCGGGCTGGCGGTGCTGCGGCTGGTCGAGCCCACCTTCGGCACGGTCACCCTGGGCGACGTCGAGCTGACCGCGCTCGGTCTGCGCCGGATGCGGGCGATGCGCCGGCACCTGACGATGATCTTTCAGGATCCGTACGCCTCACTCGACCCACGGATGTCGGTCGGTGCGATCATCGCCGAGCCGTTGGACGTGCACGGCCTGCACAAGGGCGCGACGGCCCGCCGGCACCGGGTCGGTGAGCTGCTGGAACTGGTCGGCCTGGACCCCGACCACGCCAACCGGCATCCGCACGAGTTCTCCGGCGGGCAGCGCCAGCGCATCGGGATCGCCCGTGCGCTGGCCGGGGAGCCGGACCTGATCGTCGCCGACGAACCGATCGCCGCCCTGGACGTGTCGATCCAGGCGCAGATCATCAACCTGCTGGAGGACCTGCGCGACTCGCTCGGGCTGGCGTACCTGTTCGTCGCCCACGACCTGGCCGCCGTCGGGCACCTCAGCGACCGGATCGCGGTGATGTACCTGGGTCGGATCGTCGAGATCGCCGACCGGGCCACCCTGTTCACCCGGGCGGCCCACCCGTACACCCGGGCGCTGTTGTCGGCGGTGCCGGTGCCGGACCCGGTCGCCGAACGCTCCCGCCAGCGGATCATCCTGCAGGGCGCTGTCCCCTCCCCCGCCGATCCGCCGAGCGGCTGCCGGTTCCGGACCCGCTGCCCGGCCGCGTTCGACCGCTGCGCCGTCGACGATCCGGCCCTGACCGTACGCGGCGACGGTCACCTGGCCGCCTGCCATCTCGTCGACGAGCGTCGCGGTTGA
- a CDS encoding ABC transporter ATP-binding protein produces MSGDPTGDAPATGDPVLSVRDLTVRIGTRRGVARVVNGVSYDVHAGETLAIVGESGSGKTVAALAVMGLLDEPARVGGQALLDGTDLLALDERQLRRVRGNQIAMVFQDPMTSLNPVKTIGSQLVEPIVLHGHATGAAARDRAADLLDQVGLPDARRRLDDYPHQFSGGMRQRVMIAMALACEPRVLLADEATTALDVTTQAQILDVVAGLQQRLGLAVVWITHDLGVVAGIADRVAVMYAGRILEEAGVDNLYAAPRHPYTIGLLSAVPRVGVERPRRLATIGGQPPDPTALPPGCAFHPRCGYRHDERAASEVPPLRTVAAGGHRVACFYDVPAGQDG; encoded by the coding sequence ATGAGCGGCGACCCGACGGGCGACGCCCCGGCCACCGGAGACCCGGTGCTGTCGGTACGCGACCTGACGGTGCGCATCGGCACCCGACGCGGCGTCGCCCGGGTGGTCAATGGGGTCAGCTACGACGTGCACGCCGGCGAGACCCTCGCCATCGTCGGCGAATCCGGTTCCGGCAAGACGGTCGCCGCGCTGGCGGTGATGGGGCTGCTCGACGAGCCGGCCCGGGTCGGTGGGCAGGCCCTGCTGGACGGCACCGACCTGCTGGCCCTCGACGAACGGCAGTTGCGCCGGGTCCGGGGCAACCAGATCGCGATGGTCTTCCAGGACCCGATGACGTCGCTGAATCCGGTAAAGACCATCGGGTCGCAGCTGGTCGAGCCGATCGTGCTGCACGGCCACGCCACCGGTGCCGCCGCCCGGGACCGGGCGGCCGACCTGCTCGACCAGGTCGGCCTGCCGGACGCCCGCCGCCGGCTCGACGACTACCCACACCAGTTCTCCGGCGGCATGCGCCAACGGGTCATGATCGCCATGGCGTTGGCCTGCGAGCCACGGGTGCTGCTCGCCGACGAGGCGACCACCGCGCTGGACGTCACCACCCAGGCACAGATCCTCGACGTCGTCGCCGGGCTGCAGCAACGGCTCGGGCTCGCCGTCGTGTGGATCACCCACGATCTCGGGGTGGTGGCCGGCATCGCCGACCGGGTCGCGGTGATGTACGCCGGCCGGATCCTGGAGGAGGCCGGCGTCGACAACCTGTACGCCGCACCCCGGCACCCGTACACCATCGGGTTGCTGTCGGCGGTGCCGCGCGTCGGCGTCGAGCGGCCACGTCGGCTGGCGACCATCGGCGGCCAGCCACCGGACCCGACGGCGTTGCCGCCCGGATGCGCGTTCCACCCGCGCTGCGGCTACCGGCACGACGAGCGGGCGGCCAGCGAGGTGCCGCCGCTGCGTACCGTTGCCGCCGGCGGGCACCGGGTGGCCTGCTTCTACGACGTACCGGCAGGCCAGGATGGCTGA
- a CDS encoding ABC transporter permease: MTRRLFTLLLGNRLALAGLLVLTGLAVVAAFGPWLAPYDPNAIDVPGRLAAPSPAHPFGTDNLGRDVLSRVLVGARVSLQVGMVAVGISLAAGLAIGLVAGYYAGAADAVLMRTMDVLFAFPAILLAIAVLAILGPGITNAMIAIGIVYTPIFARIVRAATMVATTQLYVLAARAVGAGDLRILVRHVLPNIAAPVIVQTSLSLAFAILAEAALSFLGLGVQRPDPAWGRMLAEGRDFVSLAPWMGIFPGLAILLTVLAFNVVGDGLRDALDPRQRSVIESRGQGG; the protein is encoded by the coding sequence GTGACCCGCCGACTGTTCACCCTGCTGCTGGGCAACCGGCTGGCACTGGCCGGGCTGCTGGTGCTCACCGGGCTGGCCGTGGTCGCCGCGTTCGGTCCGTGGCTGGCCCCGTACGACCCGAACGCCATCGACGTGCCCGGCCGGTTGGCCGCACCGTCGCCCGCCCATCCGTTCGGCACCGACAACCTGGGCCGCGACGTGCTCAGCCGGGTGCTGGTCGGTGCCCGGGTGTCGCTGCAGGTGGGGATGGTCGCGGTCGGCATCTCGCTCGCCGCCGGGTTGGCGATCGGCCTGGTCGCCGGCTACTACGCGGGCGCGGCCGACGCGGTGCTGATGCGCACCATGGACGTCCTGTTCGCGTTCCCGGCGATCCTGCTCGCCATCGCCGTTCTGGCGATCCTCGGGCCCGGCATCACCAACGCGATGATCGCGATCGGCATCGTCTACACCCCGATCTTCGCCCGGATCGTGCGGGCCGCGACCATGGTCGCCACCACCCAGCTGTACGTTCTGGCGGCCCGCGCCGTCGGTGCCGGTGATCTGCGAATCCTCGTCCGGCACGTGCTGCCGAACATCGCCGCGCCGGTGATCGTGCAGACCTCGCTGAGCCTGGCCTTCGCCATCCTGGCCGAGGCGGCACTGTCGTTCCTCGGCCTCGGGGTGCAGCGCCCCGACCCGGCCTGGGGCCGGATGCTCGCCGAGGGCCGCGACTTCGTCAGCCTGGCCCCGTGGATGGGCATCTTCCCCGGCCTGGCGATCCTGCTGACCGTGTTGGCGTTCAACGTGGTCGGCGACGGGCTGCGCGACGCGCTCGACCCACGGCAGCGCTCCGTCATCGAGTCGAGAGGGCAGGGCGGATGA
- a CDS encoding ABC transporter permease has protein sequence MARFLLWRALQAVIAMLGVSVAVFLIVHLVPGDPIRLALGTRFDESLYQAMRARAGLDQPIVVQYFRWLGRALTGDLGVSFRSGEPVTLLLLARLGPTSLLAGAALTVALAIALPLGIVSAMRSGSLIDRLATAFSQLWVSVPDFWSGIMYILLFALVLGWLPASGYVSPLDDPVRALRHLVLPALTVGLISGSVLTRFVRSAVLEALHQDYARTARAKGLSRWQTVRRHVLPNAWIPIVTAVGLQLGFLLGGVVIVEVIFEWPGLGRLAYDAVVRRDYSLLQGAVLAVALMFLVVNFLVDLLYSYLDPRVRHR, from the coding sequence ATGGCGCGCTTCCTGCTGTGGCGGGCACTGCAGGCGGTGATCGCGATGCTCGGGGTGAGCGTCGCGGTGTTCCTCATCGTGCATCTGGTGCCCGGCGACCCGATCCGGCTGGCCCTGGGCACCCGCTTCGACGAAAGCCTGTACCAGGCGATGCGGGCCCGGGCCGGGCTGGACCAGCCGATCGTCGTCCAGTACTTCCGGTGGCTGGGCCGGGCGCTCACCGGTGACCTGGGGGTCAGCTTCCGCAGCGGTGAGCCGGTGACCCTGCTGCTGCTGGCCCGGCTCGGCCCGACCAGCCTGCTCGCCGGTGCCGCGCTGACCGTCGCGCTGGCGATCGCCCTGCCGCTGGGGATCGTCTCGGCGATGCGCTCCGGATCGCTGATCGACCGGCTCGCCACCGCGTTCAGCCAGCTCTGGGTCTCGGTGCCGGATTTCTGGAGCGGGATCATGTACATCCTGCTCTTCGCCCTGGTGCTGGGCTGGCTGCCGGCGTCGGGCTACGTGTCGCCGTTGGACGATCCGGTGCGGGCGCTGCGGCACCTGGTGCTGCCGGCGCTGACCGTCGGGCTGATCTCCGGCTCGGTGCTGACCCGGTTCGTCCGCTCGGCGGTGCTGGAGGCGCTGCACCAGGACTACGCGCGTACCGCCCGGGCCAAGGGGCTGTCCCGCTGGCAGACGGTCCGCCGGCACGTGCTGCCCAACGCCTGGATCCCGATCGTCACCGCAGTCGGCCTGCAGCTCGGCTTCCTGCTCGGCGGCGTCGTCATCGTCGAGGTGATCTTCGAGTGGCCGGGGCTGGGCCGGCTGGCGTACGACGCGGTGGTGCGCCGCGACTACAGCCTGTTGCAGGGCGCGGTGCTGGCCGTCGCGCTGATGTTCCTCGTCGTCAACTTCCTGGTGGACCTGCTCTACAGCTACCTCGACCCCCGGGTGCGCCACCGGTGA
- a CDS encoding ABC transporter substrate-binding protein, with protein MNPSPAFPYRRRSARTARSAVRATSLAAVTALTLAACTTGESLETDDGAGTLVVAISSEPDSLDVHVSTASPTFLVLENVYDTLVEPAPDLSFQPALATEWEVSDDLLTWTFHLREGVTWHNGREFVADDVVASFDRITDAETAANAWRFETVDEVRAVDDRTVEFVLTQPTPNLLANVGGFKGMAIVAPELIDGDGLTTNAIGTGPFRFVSYTPGDRIILEANQDYWGDGPHVDRVEFRFISEPTTALTNLRTGAVHLTNNVPPQEVATLRDDPAVELGQLASNDYWYFTCNFDRAPFDDIDVRRALSFAIDREQVAQAAYFDAATPVQSAMPPGNFWATDYAPFSYDPDQARELLAEAGVTDLSMDLMLTNEFPHTLAAAEVLASQWGDVGVDVEIRTLDFASWLDEQGAGSYDCYVLGWLNNLDGEYAYYGQHHSTGSFNFHGYANPQVDQLLDQARATVADADRKPLYDQAARFIIDDVSYGYLYSPQASLAWVPQVSGVEMHPDGKTRLRTVRLGG; from the coding sequence GTGAATCCCTCCCCAGCGTTCCCGTACCGGCGGCGATCCGCGCGTACCGCCCGGTCTGCCGTGCGCGCGACGAGCCTCGCCGCCGTCACGGCGCTCACGCTGGCCGCCTGCACGACCGGCGAATCCCTGGAGACCGACGACGGAGCCGGCACCCTGGTCGTGGCGATCTCCAGTGAACCCGACAGTCTGGACGTGCACGTCTCCACCGCCTCACCGACGTTCCTGGTGCTGGAAAACGTCTACGACACCCTCGTCGAGCCGGCCCCCGACCTCAGCTTCCAACCCGCCCTGGCCACCGAGTGGGAGGTCAGCGACGACCTGCTGACCTGGACCTTCCACCTGCGTGAGGGCGTCACCTGGCACAACGGACGCGAGTTCGTCGCCGACGACGTGGTGGCCAGCTTCGACCGGATCACCGACGCGGAGACCGCCGCGAACGCGTGGCGCTTCGAAACCGTCGACGAGGTACGCGCGGTCGACGACCGTACCGTCGAATTCGTCCTCACCCAGCCGACGCCGAACCTGCTGGCCAACGTCGGCGGGTTCAAGGGGATGGCGATCGTCGCACCCGAGCTGATCGACGGTGACGGGCTGACCACCAACGCGATCGGCACCGGGCCGTTCCGGTTCGTCAGCTACACCCCCGGCGACCGGATCATCCTGGAGGCCAACCAGGACTACTGGGGCGACGGACCGCACGTCGACCGGGTCGAGTTCCGGTTCATCTCCGAGCCGACGACCGCGCTGACCAACCTGCGCACCGGCGCGGTGCACCTGACAAACAACGTGCCGCCGCAGGAGGTCGCCACCCTGCGCGACGACCCGGCGGTCGAGCTGGGCCAACTGGCCAGCAACGACTACTGGTACTTCACCTGCAACTTCGACCGGGCGCCGTTCGACGACATCGACGTGCGGCGGGCGCTGTCCTTCGCCATCGACCGGGAGCAGGTCGCCCAGGCCGCGTACTTCGACGCCGCCACACCGGTGCAGTCGGCGATGCCGCCGGGCAACTTCTGGGCCACCGACTACGCCCCGTTCAGCTACGACCCGGACCAGGCCCGCGAGCTGCTCGCCGAGGCCGGCGTGACCGACCTGAGCATGGACCTGATGCTCACCAACGAGTTCCCACACACTCTTGCGGCCGCCGAGGTGCTCGCCAGCCAGTGGGGCGACGTCGGCGTCGACGTCGAGATCCGCACCCTGGACTTCGCCAGCTGGCTCGACGAGCAGGGCGCCGGCAGCTACGACTGCTACGTCCTGGGCTGGTTGAACAACCTCGACGGCGAGTACGCCTACTACGGCCAGCACCACTCGACCGGCTCGTTCAACTTCCACGGGTACGCCAACCCGCAGGTGGACCAGCTGCTCGACCAGGCACGGGCCACCGTCGCCGACGCGGACCGCAAGCCGCTGTACGACCAGGCCGCCCGGTTCATCATCGACGACGTCAGCTACGGCTACCTCTACAGTCCACAGGCCTCGCTGGCCTGGGTGCCGCAGGTGTCCGGGGTCGAGATGCACCCCGACGGCAAGACCCGGCTGCGCACCGTACGGCTCGGCGGCTGA
- a CDS encoding type II toxin-antitoxin system PemK/MazF family toxin, with amino-acid sequence MGRLWQGVTATVGRLAGQRVPAQRSPTPAKLARRRQVAALQRRQLSYAPELDGHADPGEIVWTWVSYEEDPRQGKDRPVLVVGRRSRTLFGLMLSSQSDRDGQRHWLSLGTWGDDGRPSWIRLDRVLTMREDSIRREGAILDRGRFDRVCQALRAGYGWS; translated from the coding sequence GTGGGAAGACTGTGGCAGGGCGTCACCGCGACCGTGGGCCGGCTGGCCGGTCAACGCGTACCGGCGCAACGGAGCCCGACACCGGCAAAGCTGGCCCGGCGCCGGCAGGTGGCCGCGTTGCAGCGCCGACAGCTGTCGTACGCACCCGAGCTGGACGGGCACGCCGATCCCGGCGAGATCGTCTGGACCTGGGTGTCGTACGAGGAGGACCCCCGGCAGGGCAAGGACCGCCCGGTCCTGGTGGTGGGCCGGCGCAGCCGTACCCTGTTCGGGCTGATGCTGTCCAGCCAGTCCGACCGCGACGGGCAGCGGCACTGGCTGTCGCTGGGCACCTGGGGTGACGACGGCCGGCCGAGTTGGATCCGGCTCGACCGGGTGCTCACCATGCGGGAGGACAGCATCCGGCGTGAGGGTGCCATCCTCGACCGGGGCCGGTTCGACCGGGTGTGCCAGGCGTTGCGGGCCGGTTACGGCTGGTCCTGA